A stretch of the Lactuca sativa cultivar Salinas chromosome 9, Lsat_Salinas_v11, whole genome shotgun sequence genome encodes the following:
- the LOC111918191 gene encoding uncharacterized protein LOC111918191 translates to MGDASKSQLLVATLHPVYFVTNIQHKVRILDGSKVSYATWVKLFRLNAIGYKVLKHIDGTPSPAPTDPSHTSWKEIDAIVLQWIYATLSDELLVRVLETESTTYQAWNRVQNIFHNNKGSRAAALEQEFVNLTLRSMPSLEAYCQRLKEIADKLTDIDNPVTQTRLVLQLVRGLPPEFDVTASQINHELPSWEDACDMLDHEQRRQLARDSAHIPTPVIAAVSRDQPTPAPAPARRDSAPRNNQRRPSGRRNQPPSNQFGSRPSGPRSVAPYAVSPPPWAAQHSQ, encoded by the coding sequence ATGGGTGATGCTTCTAAATCACAGCTGTTAGTGGCTACTCTCCACCCCGTCTATTTTGTAACTAATATCCAACATAAAGTCAGGATATTGGATGGATCAAAGGTTTCTTATGCTACATGGGTGAAGCTCTTTCGCCTCAATGCTATTGGGTACAAGGTACTCAAACACATTGATGGAACACCTTCACCAGCTCCCACCGACCCGAGTCACACATCATGGAAGGAGATTGATGCAATCGTTTTACAGTGGATCTATGCTACACTGTCAGACGAATTGCTTGTACGGGTGCTAGAGACTGAATCTACTACATACCAGGCCTGGAATAGAGTGCAGAACATCTTCCACAATAACAAGGGATCCAGGGCTGCTGCACTTGAACAAGAGTTTGTCAATCTCACGCTCCGCTCCATGCCCTCCCTCGAGGCCTATTGCCAACGATTGAAGGAGATTGCTGACAAACTCACCGACATAGATAACCCGGTTACCCAGACCCGATTGGTTCTTCAACTTGTTCGTGGTCTTCCCCCTGAATTCGATGTCACAGCCTCTCAAATCAATCATGAATTGCCTTCATGGGAAGATGCCTGTGATATGTTAGACCATGAACAACGACGCCAATTGGCCCGTGATTCTGCTCATATCCCAACACCTGTCATCGCAGCCGTCTCGCGGGATCAACCGACACCTGCTCCTGCCCCTGCTCGTCGTGACTCAGCTCCTCGCAACAACCAGCGCCGCCCCTCCGGCCGCCGCAATCAGCCACCATCAAACCAATTTGGCTCACGACCTTCAGGTCCCAGGTCTGTTGCTCCTTATGCAGTATCGCCACCACCTTGGGCAGCCCAGCACTCCCAATAG
- the LOC111918246 gene encoding serine/threonine-protein kinase HSL1 — protein MDSKQVSKMKSFDIKLEKTNAILKYKRLHTITTLFRFMEMIVFLVMISSQLPFSFSVKVFGDYFRGITFSAFSPKLVFLIGNVIILILFLKSRASENNDGDKIEDLCYEYVNSCERNVVNSTTVTVLPPPPPPPSPTPTTTTAAAVIIPSNRRKISRCRSENPIRVECKENQTHRELRRSATEMGRSKNCDRAAEREKSYLEDELSCEDFRRTVEAFIARQQKILRDEEFSPMVYIES, from the coding sequence ATGGACTCAAAACAAGTATCGAAGATGAAATCTTTCGATATCAAACTGGAAAAGACCAACGCCATTTTGAAGTACAAGAGGCTTCACACAATCACGACTCTGTTCCGATTCATGGAGATGATTGTTTTTCTCGTCATGATTTCGTCTCAACTACCGTTTTCCTTTTCCGTTAAAGTTTTTGGTGATTATTTCAGAGGAATCACTTTCTCGGCATTTAGCCCTAAACTCGTCTTCTTGATCGGAAACGTGATAATACTGATTCTGTTTTTGAAATCTCGAGCTTCTGAAAACAACGATGGCGACAAAATTGAGGATTTATGCTACGAATACGTTAACAGCTGCGAGAGAAACGTAGTAAATAGTACTACTGTAACtgttcttcctcctcctcctcctcctccttctcctactcctactactactactgcgGCTGCTGTCATTATTCCGAGTAACAGAAGGAAGATTTCGAGATGCCGATCGGAGAATCCGATAAGAGTAGAATGCAAAGAGAATCAAACTCACCGGGAACTGAGGCGGTCGGCGACGGAGATGGGCAGATCGAAGAACTGCGATAGGGCGGCGGAGAGGGAGAAGAGTTATTTGGAGGATGAATTGAGCTGCGAAGATTTCCGGCGAACGGTGGAGGCTTTTATCGCGAGACAACAGAAGATCTTGAGAGATGAAGAGTTCTCTCCCATGGTGTATATCGAGTCATAG